The Lactobacillus sp. ESL0680 genome has a segment encoding these proteins:
- a CDS encoding Cof-type HAD-IIB family hydrolase codes for MTKIPFKAVAVDMDGTFENDEKTFDRQRFDKILTELRKHHIHFIASSGRPLSRLQKDFHGFLDRIDIVADNGSILTQDNHIILRHVFTYQTGIKLISFIQDNYPATEIAASGLDRSYINKRASVKFKNAMHFFYPNVIEINDLTKLPTSDNLTKLTLNCDAQLASELELKFNQNSSERIHCTTSGFDNIDVMPNRVNKGQGIKYFLRYFNVKPEELIAFGDGMNDKEMIELAGFSYAMKNGNPKLKEIAKYEAPSNNDMGVLQVLEEYLK; via the coding sequence ATGACAAAAATTCCATTTAAAGCAGTTGCCGTCGATATGGATGGTACCTTTGAAAATGACGAAAAGACGTTTGATCGGCAACGTTTTGACAAGATTCTAACTGAATTACGCAAGCATCATATCCACTTCATTGCGTCTAGCGGTCGCCCATTATCACGCCTGCAAAAAGATTTTCACGGCTTTTTGGACCGAATTGATATTGTTGCCGATAATGGCTCAATCTTAACGCAGGACAATCATATTATTTTGCGGCATGTTTTCACTTATCAGACAGGAATTAAACTAATCAGCTTTATCCAAGATAATTATCCAGCAACTGAAATTGCCGCCAGTGGTCTTGACCGTTCTTACATTAATAAACGTGCTAGCGTAAAATTTAAAAATGCCATGCATTTTTTCTATCCCAATGTTATTGAGATTAACGACTTAACCAAGCTGCCGACTAGTGACAATTTAACTAAACTTACCCTTAATTGTGATGCCCAGTTAGCCAGCGAACTCGAACTAAAGTTTAATCAAAATAGCAGTGAACGCATCCACTGCACGACAAGCGGATTTGATAATATTGACGTAATGCCCAATCGCGTTAATAAGGGTCAAGGGATTAAATATTTCTTGCGCTATTTCAACGTCAAGCCAGAAGAGCTAATTGCCTTTGGCGACGGCATGAACGACAAGGAAATGATTGAACTCGCCGGCTTTAGCTACGCCATGAAGAACGGCAACCCTAAGCTAAAAGAAATTGCCAAGTATGAGGCTCCAAGCAATAACGACATGGGTGTGTTGCAGGTT
- a CDS encoding amino acid permease: protein MDEIGSNKKYISWPVLTLMAFCTVIGLDDIMYNFQNQGMPVVTSWIIMCIFYVIPYSLMVGQLGSVFNKEGGGLSSWVRGTDGEFLGYFTAWTYWAASIPYAVDSANTIIVDIGWAVTGSGKFQDQISNKNFALMTFAMFIIFIIIEHYFSRSMEVLSTIGGGMMLIMTFMFVFLAFVGLSKSGGHMATTNFTWHSLIPKFDMHYWTTIAMLIYALNGCELVAPYVTKMKKPKSDFPKAMIALAIMTIFLTVFGSFALGIYFNANHIPNDLKMNGEYYVFDMVGRQYGLGKSLLYLWSWTSVFYNAALLAVLLDAMTRMLISDTGDKYMPKFLRKKNKNGLPINGYILTVALSAFIMLLGIFLPNMNDIFNWLLNLNGIISPGVTCWIFYSFMRIRKNSKKFSSDYVFIKNDKLAYLAGLFLLVVTAVATILGIAPLDVKEFSSYWWYELIINIVAIVVLIGLGVILPSIRRREEEYGIAFSRDQWITMFVLIIGSIVLDLYLGGQNLSKIDFGQFKLGLNIVVIVIEAILAILICWLVGRRKPSNARN from the coding sequence GTGGATGAAATAGGTTCAAACAAGAAATATATTTCGTGGCCGGTGTTAACTCTGATGGCCTTTTGTACTGTTATCGGCTTGGACGATATTATGTACAATTTTCAAAATCAGGGAATGCCCGTTGTCACTTCATGGATTATCATGTGTATTTTTTACGTGATTCCATATTCTTTAATGGTTGGTCAATTAGGATCAGTCTTCAATAAGGAAGGTGGTGGTCTGTCATCATGGGTCCGCGGGACAGATGGTGAATTTTTAGGCTACTTTACTGCCTGGACATACTGGGCAGCCTCAATTCCTTATGCAGTTGATTCAGCTAACACAATTATTGTCGATATTGGCTGGGCTGTTACCGGCTCTGGCAAATTTCAGGACCAAATTTCTAACAAAAACTTTGCGCTCATGACCTTTGCCATGTTTATTATCTTCATTATTATTGAGCATTACTTCTCACGTTCAATGGAAGTTTTGTCAACAATCGGCGGCGGCATGATGCTGATTATGACCTTCATGTTTGTCTTCTTGGCATTCGTTGGTCTAAGTAAATCCGGCGGTCACATGGCAACTACCAACTTCACTTGGCACTCACTTATTCCTAAATTTGACATGCATTACTGGACTACAATCGCCATGTTAATCTATGCTCTTAATGGTTGTGAATTAGTGGCACCATACGTTACCAAGATGAAGAAGCCTAAGTCTGACTTTCCAAAAGCCATGATTGCTTTGGCAATTATGACCATCTTCTTAACTGTCTTCGGTTCATTTGCACTTGGCATTTACTTCAATGCCAACCATATTCCAAATGACTTGAAGATGAACGGTGAGTACTACGTCTTTGACATGGTTGGTAGACAATATGGTTTAGGCAAGAGTCTGCTTTACTTATGGTCTTGGACTTCTGTCTTTTACAACGCTGCTCTGTTAGCTGTTTTATTAGACGCCATGACAAGAATGTTGATTTCTGATACCGGCGACAAGTACATGCCGAAGTTCTTACGCAAAAAGAATAAGAATGGTCTGCCAATCAATGGTTACATTCTAACTGTTGCCTTATCAGCATTCATTATGCTTCTTGGCATTTTCTTACCTAACATGAATGATATTTTCAATTGGTTATTAAACTTAAACGGGATTATTTCACCAGGTGTTACCTGCTGGATCTTCTATTCCTTCATGCGAATTAGAAAGAATTCCAAGAAATTCTCGTCTGACTATGTCTTTATCAAAAACGATAAGTTGGCCTATCTAGCAGGACTATTCTTACTAGTAGTTACTGCTGTCGCAACCATTTTGGGAATCGCCCCATTGGATGTTAAAGAATTCAGTAGTTATTGGTGGTACGAATTAATTATTAATATCGTCGCAATTGTTGTCCTCATTGGACTAGGCGTGATTTTGCCAAGTATTAGACGTCGCGAGGAAGAGTATGGAATTGCCTTCAGCCGCGACCAATGGATTACCATGTTCGTTCTAATTATTGGTTCAATTGTCCTTGACCTCTATCTTGGTGGTCAGAACCTCAGCAAGATAGACTTTGGTCAATTCAAATTAGGATTAAACATCGTCGTGATTGTTATTGAAGCCATCTTAGCAATTTTAATTTGTTGGTTAGTTGGCAGAAGAAAGCCAAGTAACGCAAGAAATTAA
- a CDS encoding YebC/PmpR family DNA-binding transcriptional regulator — MSGHSKWHNIQGRKNAQDAKRGKIFQKLSREIYMAAKNGGPDPSGNPNLRMVMDKAHANNMPKANIDRAIKKADGNSDEHYDEITYEGYAPGGVAVFVEALTDNKNRTASSVRVAFTRNGGSLGATGSVAYMFNRKGYIAIDRTTTDADEDQMLLDVMDAGGDDLQTSDEAYEIYTDPKQLAQVRDALEKAGYKLANAELTMIPENTTPVPEDKKEQFANLVDALEDDDDVQNVYTAAADED, encoded by the coding sequence ATGTCAGGACATTCAAAATGGCACAATATTCAAGGCCGCAAGAATGCGCAAGACGCTAAGAGAGGTAAAATTTTCCAAAAACTATCTCGTGAGATATATATGGCTGCAAAGAATGGTGGTCCTGACCCCTCAGGGAATCCTAACTTGCGGATGGTAATGGATAAAGCTCATGCTAACAACATGCCTAAGGCTAACATTGACCGCGCAATCAAGAAGGCTGACGGTAATTCAGATGAGCATTACGATGAGATTACTTATGAAGGTTACGCACCAGGTGGTGTTGCTGTCTTTGTTGAAGCTTTGACTGATAACAAGAACCGGACTGCTTCTTCAGTTCGTGTTGCTTTTACGCGTAATGGCGGTTCACTTGGTGCTACTGGTTCAGTTGCTTACATGTTCAACCGTAAAGGTTATATTGCAATTGACCGGACAACTACCGATGCTGATGAAGATCAAATGTTACTTGATGTCATGGATGCTGGTGGCGATGATTTGCAAACAAGCGATGAAGCTTACGAGATTTATACTGATCCTAAGCAATTGGCACAAGTTCGTGATGCCTTGGAAAAGGCAGGCTACAAGCTTGCTAACGCTGAGTTAACGATGATTCCTGAGAATACTACACCAGTCCCAGAAGACAAAAAAGAACAATTTGCTAACCTTGTTGACGCCTTAGAAGACGATGACGATGTACAAAATGTTTATACTGCCGCTGCTGATGAAGACTAG
- the comGA gene encoding competence type IV pilus ATPase ComGA has product MRIKETVTCLIEEAIANHASDMFFLVRGQEMLVNSRTITGINEQAKFTLNEGKEIINYLKYGAQMDIAEHRRPQVGALTYDYQDEKYYLRLSSVGDFAGCESLVLRIIYQVQAGQYFLPEQIEQLKSLTKRRGLVVTSGPTGSGKTTTMYKLAQAVGQKQMVMTIEDPVEIHQPAFLQTQVNDEAEISYARLLEAALRHRPDILIIGEIRNAQTARLAVDAALSGHLVFATVHAKSTLQTISRLESLQINQNELSNCLTAVSYQRLLPTKTGFSCLLDIASGQVLQDSIRQRQRGNFVSWADNLMKLKQRGEISTPIYEQFQEG; this is encoded by the coding sequence ATGCGGATTAAAGAAACAGTTACCTGTTTGATTGAAGAAGCAATTGCTAATCATGCCAGTGACATGTTCTTTTTGGTACGTGGTCAAGAAATGCTGGTTAATTCGCGGACAATAACAGGCATTAATGAGCAGGCAAAATTTACTCTGAATGAAGGCAAGGAGATTATTAACTACCTCAAATACGGTGCGCAAATGGATATTGCGGAACACCGTCGACCACAAGTTGGCGCATTAACGTATGATTATCAGGACGAAAAATATTATTTGCGTTTATCGAGTGTTGGCGACTTTGCTGGTTGTGAATCTTTGGTATTGCGAATTATTTATCAGGTACAGGCAGGACAGTATTTTTTGCCTGAGCAAATCGAACAATTAAAAAGCTTAACAAAAAGGCGCGGATTGGTTGTTACTAGTGGACCAACTGGTTCTGGTAAGACGACTACGATGTATAAATTGGCGCAAGCTGTTGGTCAAAAGCAAATGGTGATGACAATTGAAGATCCTGTTGAAATTCACCAACCAGCCTTTTTGCAGACGCAGGTTAATGATGAAGCGGAGATTAGTTATGCTCGTTTATTGGAGGCAGCCTTACGCCACCGGCCCGATATTCTAATTATTGGGGAAATTCGTAATGCCCAAACAGCACGACTAGCAGTTGATGCTGCATTGAGTGGGCACCTAGTTTTTGCAACTGTTCATGCTAAGAGTACATTGCAGACAATTTCCCGATTAGAAAGCCTGCAGATTAATCAAAATGAGTTGAGTAACTGCCTAACTGCCGTTTCTTATCAGCGGTTGCTCCCGACCAAAACCGGTTTTTCATGCTTACTTGATATTGCCAGCGGACAAGTTCTGCAAGACAGTATCCGTCAAAGGCAGCGTGGTAATTTTGTAAGTTGGGCAGATAATTTAATGAAATTAAAGCAGCGAGGTGAAATTAGTACGCCGATATATGAACAATTTCAAGAAGGATAA
- a CDS encoding type II secretion system F family protein has product MNNFKKDKLTGQEQLAFLDYLQNSLANGFALNTSLELMPILWPKRRKVLASLNQRMTLGADLGQEMWHLGFSKTIAAQVDLAMEQGNLPDCLSQLATLNRLKNEQIKKLKTEMSYPIVLAVMMISLLVFMQTFVSNQFASSNEHTGDVMLVGLLGLGLLFLYYFTQVLTLLRKQDYHSLKRLVHYPIIGSAVKLYVNYLLVYDIGLLVASGFSLQKMCQYAANQEPGSLQQFIGVKVNRQLAKGKNLSQIIKQEIFLPNELVILLETGSTKGDLGKSCLLLGQTLFTDLTSKIEKLIVNVQPVCFILIGLCIIGMYLKLLLPMYAMMQQI; this is encoded by the coding sequence ATGAACAATTTCAAGAAGGATAAGCTGACGGGACAAGAACAACTGGCGTTTCTTGATTATTTACAAAATAGTCTTGCTAATGGTTTTGCTCTTAATACAAGTTTGGAATTAATGCCAATTTTATGGCCCAAACGCCGGAAAGTATTAGCTAGCTTGAACCAAAGAATGACTTTAGGCGCTGATTTGGGTCAGGAAATGTGGCATTTAGGTTTTAGCAAAACAATTGCGGCGCAAGTTGACCTGGCAATGGAGCAAGGAAATTTGCCTGATTGCTTATCACAGCTGGCTACCTTAAATCGTTTAAAAAATGAACAAATTAAAAAGTTAAAAACAGAAATGTCCTACCCAATCGTGCTAGCTGTAATGATGATAAGTCTGCTTGTCTTTATGCAGACTTTTGTCTCAAACCAGTTTGCGTCTTCTAATGAGCATACGGGAGATGTGATGCTGGTTGGTTTATTAGGCCTAGGTCTATTGTTTTTATATTATTTTACGCAGGTTTTAACACTTTTGCGCAAACAAGATTATCATTCGCTAAAAAGATTAGTACATTACCCCATTATTGGCTCGGCGGTCAAATTATACGTCAATTATTTACTGGTTTATGATATTGGCTTGCTGGTTGCCAGTGGCTTTTCACTGCAAAAGATGTGTCAGTATGCGGCTAATCAGGAACCAGGGTCACTGCAACAATTTATTGGGGTTAAGGTAAACCGGCAATTGGCTAAGGGCAAGAACTTATCGCAAATTATTAAGCAGGAGATATTTTTACCGAACGAATTAGTAATCTTACTTGAGACAGGATCAACTAAGGGCGATTTGGGCAAGAGTTGCCTGCTGCTTGGGCAAACCTTGTTTACTGACTTAACTAGTAAAATCGAAAAGTTAATTGTTAATGTTCAGCCAGTCTGCTTTATTTTGATTGGATTGTGCATTATCGGGATGTATCTAAAATTGCTGCTGCCTATGTATGCGATGATGCAGCAGATTTAA
- the comGC gene encoding competence type IV pilus major pilin ComGC, translated as MKKKFKQYLLNILAKSRKMQGFTLIEMVVVIAIIVLLLLIIAPNLTRQKQSAAERTEDAFKTTLQTQADLYEEDKDRKGKDITFQNMFEDGYLTKNQLDKSKNYTVTDGVVEKGN; from the coding sequence ATGAAGAAAAAGTTTAAACAATATTTATTGAATATTCTAGCCAAATCACGTAAGATGCAGGGCTTCACGTTAATTGAAATGGTCGTGGTTATTGCCATTATTGTGCTGCTGCTTTTAATTATCGCGCCTAATTTGACTAGGCAAAAACAGAGTGCCGCTGAGCGAACCGAAGATGCTTTTAAAACAACACTGCAAACGCAAGCTGACCTTTATGAAGAAGATAAGGACAGGAAGGGCAAAGATATTACTTTCCAGAATATGTTTGAAGATGGTTATTTGACCAAAAATCAGCTGGACAAGTCTAAAAATTATACGGTAACTGATGGTGTGGTTGAAAAGGGCAATTAA
- a CDS encoding type II secretion system protein, with the protein MNKFRLKGFLLAESMVALVLAIMGVSMIALIVGASRVTERQIELKTDRAYAWHALKENDLSKIMVHNRIYQPAGATSVYDTTDKKTYEVKK; encoded by the coding sequence ATGAATAAATTTCGCTTAAAAGGCTTTTTACTGGCAGAAAGTATGGTGGCACTTGTTTTGGCGATAATGGGTGTGTCAATGATTGCACTAATTGTGGGTGCCAGCCGAGTAACTGAACGTCAAATCGAGTTAAAGACTGATCGTGCTTATGCTTGGCACGCATTGAAAGAAAATGATTTAAGTAAAATCATGGTCCACAATCGAATTTATCAACCAGCAGGAGCAACAAGCGTCTATGATACAACGGATAAAAAGACTTATGAAGTTAAAAAATAG
- a CDS encoding ComGF family competence protein: protein MKLKNRGFMLAEAMFAVLITLLVVLMLQNLLKNMTLANKAEHRTDDVVFSYVQFNRFLHDRHTKLAYVDVANSTSKKAQIVKVDQDNNETIYLLTFYKNMIRATTPEGGHMPLLLNVSQSNFVTRSGQLRINVTEDDGRKSELYFKLAKQPEKKAKNEQTKKAKS, encoded by the coding sequence ATGAAGTTAAAAAATAGGGGCTTTATGCTAGCTGAAGCGATGTTTGCCGTTTTGATAACATTATTAGTTGTCTTGATGCTGCAAAATTTGTTAAAAAACATGACTTTGGCCAATAAGGCGGAGCACCGTACTGATGATGTAGTCTTTTCTTATGTCCAATTTAATCGCTTTTTACATGATCGCCATACTAAATTGGCCTATGTTGATGTGGCAAATTCCACTTCAAAAAAGGCACAAATTGTAAAAGTAGACCAAGATAATAACGAAACGATTTATTTGTTAACTTTTTATAAGAATATGATTCGGGCAACAACTCCAGAAGGTGGACATATGCCGCTGTTATTGAATGTTAGTCAGTCTAACTTTGTTACCCGTTCAGGACAGCTTAGGATCAACGTGACAGAAGATGATGGTCGCAAATCGGAATTATATTTTAAATTGGCCAAGCAGCCGGAAAAGAAAGCAAAAAATGAACAAACTAAAAAAGCAAAAAGTTAA
- a CDS encoding class I SAM-dependent methyltransferase — protein MDKIEELFNKFLDCVNCLQDALNVSFGEALTETFDNLETGKIKVEMGAPDKETVAKLSQKYAALDYEHLSQKDKVQIFTYLVLKAINEDELDVNQMPTPPAIATIIAMLMKKLLPTDKELTVVDPAVGTGSLLYEVINQLRMANHSKLNYELVGIDNDEEVLNFADVGAHLNGIKIDLYCQDALSPWLIENPEAVVSDLPIGYYPIDDNAANFATKAEKGHSFAHLLFIEQIIKNLQPGGYAFLVVPKSILSGKVGADFMPWLAEKVFLRAIVELPDKMFQNKFNQKSILVFQNHGTGISSSEVLLTKLDSIKEQEELIKLNVKLNEWYTNNIH, from the coding sequence ATGGATAAAATTGAAGAACTTTTTAATAAATTTTTGGACTGTGTTAACTGTTTACAGGATGCCTTAAATGTTTCTTTTGGTGAGGCCTTAACTGAAACCTTCGATAATCTTGAAACAGGTAAGATTAAGGTGGAGATGGGAGCTCCTGACAAGGAGACTGTTGCCAAGTTAAGCCAAAAATATGCGGCATTGGATTACGAGCATTTGTCCCAAAAAGATAAGGTACAAATCTTTACCTATTTGGTATTGAAAGCAATTAATGAGGATGAGCTGGATGTTAATCAGATGCCTACACCTCCAGCAATTGCGACAATTATTGCAATGCTAATGAAAAAATTACTGCCGACAGATAAGGAATTGACGGTTGTTGATCCAGCTGTTGGTACTGGTAGTTTACTTTATGAAGTCATTAATCAGTTAAGAATGGCTAACCATTCTAAGCTAAATTATGAATTAGTTGGCATTGATAATGATGAAGAAGTGCTAAACTTCGCGGATGTTGGCGCCCATTTGAATGGCATTAAGATTGACTTGTATTGCCAAGATGCTCTTAGTCCGTGGCTAATTGAGAATCCAGAAGCAGTAGTCAGCGATTTGCCAATTGGTTATTATCCAATTGATGATAATGCCGCTAATTTTGCGACAAAGGCTGAAAAGGGTCACTCTTTTGCGCATCTTTTGTTTATTGAGCAAATTATTAAAAATCTGCAGCCTGGTGGTTATGCCTTTTTAGTTGTGCCGAAATCAATTCTTTCTGGCAAGGTAGGGGCTGATTTTATGCCGTGGCTTGCCGAAAAGGTTTTTTTGCGGGCAATTGTAGAGCTGCCTGACAAGATGTTTCAGAATAAGTTTAACCAAAAGTCAATCTTGGTATTTCAAAATCATGGTACAGGAATTAGCAGCAGCGAGGTCTTGCTCACAAAGTTAGACTCAATTAAGGAGCAAGAAGAGCTAATTAAGCTTAATGTCAAGCTAAATGAGTGGTATACTAATAACATTCATTAA
- a CDS encoding acetate kinase, protein MKKVLAINSGSSSFKYKLFALPEENVLAEGLADRVGIDGSSFEIKLANGEKHKEEVAIPDQETAVNLLLKALEEYKVIDDLSEIVGVGHRVVAGGEAFSDSVIVDKDKLQTIYDLKEYAPLHNPAEGKGIEAFMKLLPEVPEVAVFDTSFHQTLDPVHYMYSIPYKYYQEYGVRKYGAHGTSVRYIVGRAAEMLGKDAKDLKMVVCHLGSGASVTAVKNGKSYDTSMGFTPIAGITMGTRSGDVDPSVLQYIMNKDNIDINQMISILNDKSGLLGISEISSDMRDLENNADKKAGLAREIFIDRVVQYVGSYVAEMGGVDAIVFTAGVGEHDSSVRENVMKAFEFIGLDPDFEANKSNGEKFISKDGSKVKAMIIPTDEELMIERDVVRLAHLN, encoded by the coding sequence ATGAAAAAAGTTTTAGCAATTAACTCAGGTAGTTCTTCTTTTAAGTATAAGTTGTTTGCTTTACCAGAAGAAAACGTATTAGCAGAAGGTCTTGCTGATCGTGTAGGGATTGATGGTTCATCATTTGAAATCAAATTAGCTAATGGTGAAAAGCATAAGGAAGAAGTAGCTATTCCAGATCAAGAAACTGCTGTCAACTTACTGCTTAAAGCATTGGAAGAATACAAAGTAATTGACGACTTAAGCGAAATTGTTGGTGTTGGTCACCGTGTTGTTGCTGGTGGGGAAGCATTCTCTGACTCAGTTATTGTTGACAAGGATAAATTACAAACTATTTATGACTTGAAAGAATATGCACCATTACACAACCCAGCTGAAGGTAAGGGAATTGAAGCATTCATGAAATTGCTCCCAGAAGTACCAGAAGTTGCTGTTTTTGATACCTCATTCCACCAAACTTTGGATCCAGTACACTACATGTACTCAATTCCTTATAAATATTACCAAGAATATGGCGTTCGTAAGTACGGTGCTCACGGTACTTCAGTTCGTTACATTGTTGGTCGTGCCGCTGAAATGCTTGGTAAAGACGCCAAAGATTTGAAGATGGTTGTTTGTCACTTAGGTTCAGGTGCTTCAGTTACTGCAGTTAAGAACGGTAAGTCTTATGATACTTCAATGGGCTTCACACCAATCGCAGGTATCACAATGGGTACACGTTCAGGTGATGTTGATCCTTCAGTTTTGCAATACATTATGAACAAAGACAACATTGATATTAACCAAATGATTAGCATTTTGAATGACAAGTCAGGTTTACTTGGTATTTCTGAAATCTCTTCAGATATGCGTGATTTGGAAAATAATGCTGATAAGAAGGCTGGCCTAGCTCGTGAAATCTTTATTGATCGTGTAGTTCAATATGTTGGTTCTTACGTTGCTGAAATGGGCGGCGTTGATGCAATTGTCTTCACTGCCGGTGTTGGTGAACATGATAGCAGTGTTCGTGAAAATGTAATGAAGGCCTTTGAATTTATCGGTTTGGACCCTGACTTTGAAGCTAACAAGTCTAATGGTGAGAAGTTCATCTCTAAAGACGGCTCAAAGGTTAAGGCAATGATTATCCCGACTGACGAAGAATTGATGATTGAACGTGATGTTGTTCGTTTAGCTCACTTGAACTAA
- a CDS encoding helix-turn-helix transcriptional regulator, with protein MRKDAVTDVDDIFAKYEKNPEFKKAYEAESNKLESAIVVRQERDKFGWTQQELADKAGVPQSTIARIENGANTSIDTMSKIGSAFGKMVKISFA; from the coding sequence ATGAGAAAAGACGCTGTTACAGATGTAGATGACATTTTTGCTAAGTATGAAAAAAATCCTGAATTTAAAAAGGCTTATGAAGCTGAATCCAATAAATTAGAAAGTGCGATTGTTGTTCGTCAAGAACGTGATAAGTTTGGTTGGACACAGCAAGAACTGGCTGACAAAGCAGGAGTACCGCAATCAACTATTGCTAGAATCGAAAATGGCGCTAACACCAGTATTGATACCATGTCAAAGATTGGTAGCGCCTTTGGCAAAATGGTTAAAATTAGTTTTGCTTAG
- a CDS encoding SLAP domain-containing protein, with product MKTRKILFTGIAAVSLLSVAAPIAASEAATSVQAALYISVTKKAYIYNKHGKKTKNNALEKGAPIEVTSTKYIKGKEYYRIGKNKYIKTKCAAIPKSIDDDPNFIPWTSQHLVDDKGWSLTEQMYKAEEMTGDQRQEAENEIAAELNMSYVKQLRANNNSHNMQAMMNQFHNAIVAQIKERQQMQDNIEHGGAPIQFN from the coding sequence ATGAAAACTAGGAAAATTTTATTTACAGGAATTGCTGCTGTTTCACTTTTAAGTGTAGCAGCACCAATCGCTGCCAGTGAAGCCGCTACAAGCGTGCAAGCCGCATTATATATAAGCGTTACCAAGAAGGCATATATTTATAACAAACATGGTAAAAAGACTAAAAACAATGCTCTTGAAAAAGGAGCACCTATCGAAGTAACAAGCACCAAATACATTAAAGGAAAGGAATACTATAGAATCGGCAAAAACAAATATATTAAGACTAAATGTGCTGCTATCCCCAAGTCTATAGATGACGACCCTAATTTTATTCCGTGGACGTCTCAGCATTTAGTTGATGATAAAGGCTGGTCATTAACTGAACAGATGTATAAAGCTGAAGAAATGACAGGCGATCAAAGACAAGAAGCTGAAAATGAAATCGCAGCTGAACTCAACATGAGTTACGTTAAACAACTAAGAGCTAACAATAATAGCCATAATATGCAAGCAATGATGAACCAATTTCATAATGCTATAGTTGCACAAATTAAAGAACGTCAGCAAATGCAAGATAATATTGAGCACGGTGGTGCCCCAATACAATTTAATTAA
- the manA gene encoding mannose-6-phosphate isomerase, class I yields the protein MEPIFLTPYFRPKIWGGRKLQTIFNYDIPAGKVGEAWIISGYKDDASLVSQGQLKGQTLQQAYHEHPELFGNPKEKEFPLLVKFLDANDNLSVQVHPDDEYAKRVEHDSGKTESWYVLQADPGSYLIYGHTAKTRQELADMIHQGQWDKLLRKVPVKTGDFFYVPAGTIHALTKGIMVIETQQSSDVTYRLYDYDRVDEKTGKTRQLHTQKSIDVTTVPHVDPQVSVQITNEQDAVIKTLIEPPLSPHFYLWQIDLDGQWQTSLNNHPYLLVSIIAGSGHLQVGEQSYALKVGTNFIIPNQMKEFSFIGKMKIVMSAPNEQH from the coding sequence GTGGAACCAATATTTTTAACGCCGTATTTCAGACCTAAAATTTGGGGTGGGCGTAAGTTACAAACAATTTTTAATTACGATATTCCTGCTGGCAAAGTTGGTGAGGCGTGGATTATTTCTGGTTATAAAGATGATGCATCACTGGTTAGTCAAGGTCAATTAAAGGGTCAGACTTTGCAGCAGGCATATCACGAACATCCGGAACTTTTTGGTAATCCCAAAGAAAAAGAATTTCCACTATTAGTCAAGTTTTTAGACGCCAATGATAACTTGTCGGTGCAGGTACACCCAGATGATGAATACGCCAAAAGAGTCGAGCATGATAGCGGAAAAACCGAGAGCTGGTACGTCTTGCAAGCCGATCCTGGTTCATATTTAATCTATGGTCACACTGCTAAGACACGTCAAGAACTAGCGGATATGATACATCAAGGTCAGTGGGATAAGCTGCTGCGTAAAGTACCAGTTAAAACTGGCGACTTTTTCTATGTTCCAGCAGGGACAATTCATGCTTTAACTAAGGGAATTATGGTAATTGAAACTCAGCAGTCAAGTGATGTTACCTATCGCTTATATGATTATGACCGTGTTGATGAAAAGACGGGAAAGACGCGGCAATTGCATACCCAAAAGTCGATTGATGTTACTACCGTGCCACATGTTGATCCGCAAGTTTCAGTTCAAATAACTAACGAGCAGGATGCTGTGATTAAGACTTTAATCGAGCCGCCGCTTTCACCGCATTTTTATCTGTGGCAGATTGACTTAGATGGGCAGTGGCAAACTAGCTTAAATAACCACCCATACTTGTTAGTTTCGATAATTGCAGGGTCTGGCCATTTGCAGGTTGGCGAGCAAAGTTACGCACTCAAAGTTGGCACTAATTTCATCATTCCTAATCAGATGAAAGAATTTTCATTCATTGGTAAAATGAAAATAGTAATGTCTGCTCCGAACGAGCAGCATTAA